The region ACGCTCCGGAGAAGAGTGCTGCATGAGGGATGGCCTGCTGGTCATCAACGGCAGAACGGTCAGCCGTATTTCCGCCACCGATGCAGATGGCAGGAGCATGCCTGTCACAGAATTCTGCGGAACGGTTCCCGACGGCATGATCATTGTCGGCACAGCGATGGAGAACAGCTTTGATTCCCGCTATTTCGGGCCAGTTGCTGTATCATCCGTCACCGGAAAGGCTGTTGCGCTCCTGACCTGGGAGAGTGGCCGACAGGACAGGCAGGGATCACATGGTAACGAGCAGGAGGCGTCATGAGAAACGAGGATGATGTACAGTTCCGGCCCCGACTGAAGGGCAGGAAGCGCTCGGAAAGAGTGCCCAGCATATCTTCTCTTTCCAGGCTTGTGCGCAAGGCTCGGGGCGGTCATGTACTGCGCGGCTACCGCGCTCCGCATGTCCCATCACCGAAGTCATACAGCAGGCGTGTGACCGTCAAGATGCGGTTCGTGAAAATGAATGCATACGGCCGTCATGCCGCAACGATGCATATCGGTTACCTCGAACGGGACAATGTGGAAAAAGACGGATCAAGGGGTCAGATGTACGGCAGTGACGGGGAGTTCAGGCGTGATGATTTCATCCGTGTCATCGATGGAGAACCCCATCAGTTCAGGATCATCATATCACCCGAAGACGCACACGAACTTGACCTGACAACCTTCACTCGGGATCTCATGAAGCAGGTAGAGAAAGATCTCGGCAGGGAGCTTGAGTGGGGTGCGGTAAACCACTACAATACCGACCATCCCCACACCCATGCGGTCATCCGGGGCATTGACCGGCAGGGGAGGGAAGTGATGATCGACAGGGAGTATATCTCCAACGGCATCCGTCGACGGGCGCAGGAGCTGGCGACCCGTGAACTTGGTGTAAAGTCGGAGATCGAGTACCAGCAGGACATGATCAGGCAGATATCTGCCCAGAAGGTGACCAGTCTTGACTGGCGCCTTGAACAGCTTGAGCAGGGAGGAGTCATAACATCGGAAGCCCTGCAGGGCAGGGCAGGAAGACTTCATGTCGACAAGATTCTTTTCAGAAGGCTGCAGATGCTTGAGTCGCTGGGACTTGCGACATCAGGCCAGTACGGAGTGTGGTACATGCAGGAAGGGTGGAAGGAGCGTCTCAGGGAGCTGGGTATCCGTGAGGAACGGTTCCGTACCATGCACGATGCCATTGGTGGCGATCCTTCACGGTACCGCATCCTTGGCCTGGAACATCGAGAGATTGAAGGCAGGCTCACCCGTATCGGCATCGATGACGAATACCGCGACCGGTACTACTATATCATCGAGACAAGGGACGGCAAGGCATATTATGCCGATGCAGGCAGGCACAGCAATGAAGCGGCATACGCTGAACACGATATCGTAAAGGCAGAGATGACCGTCGATTCACGCGCAAAAAAAGCTGACATTGCCATTAACAGCATAGCCACGAAAAACGACGGAATTTACAGCAAGGAGATGCATCTTGCTTCCATCAAGGATGATATGATACGGCTGAGTAACCGCAAGTTGGTTACAAAAGAGGAGTTTGTCGATGCGCATGTCATGCGCATGCACAAGCTTGTGAGCATGGGGCTTGCCGAACCTGCTGAAAGGGATGGGGAGTGGGTTGTTGATCCGGATATGCAGCAGAAGATACGGGAGCTTGACGCCAAGCAGCCGCTCTACATGGTCAGGGTTCAGCGTAAAGGCGGTTCTCTTGCACATCAGGAAACATACAGGGGAAGGACCTGGCTGGACATGTATACAGATGATCCGGATGCGGCAGGAGCACATTACGGGTTCGGGAAGGAGGTGCGTGAGGCCGCGCGCAGAAGGGCAGTCTTCCTGCAGAATGAGCTGCAGGTTGATCCAGCAGATCCGGCACGTGCGCGGCAGCTTGACCGTATCGAACGTCAGGGCCTGGCATCAGAGCATTCACAGAAAACCGGATACCGCTACCGTCCTGCGGAGAAGCTGATGAAACTTCAGGGGACCGTCAGTGATACAGGCTCTCTTGCAAGCGGCAGGCGTTATGCAATGATTACCAGCGAGCGTTCACGCGAGTTTACCCTCGTGCCGTGGCGCAAGGAGTATACAGCATCACTTGGAAAACAGGCAGAGGTGTCACGCACGGTGTCTGGAGGCCGTTGGATGATGCGCCAGATCGGAAAAGATCTCGGGAGGTAGCATGAAGCAGAAACGAGCTGTCCACGTCTTTTACGGTCACGTTGCAACCGGGCTCCTGTTTATGCTGTTGGGAACCTGGGCGGCAACACAGTATGTCGCGTTTCTGCTTGGATACCAGCCGCAGCTGGGAGAACCGCTGATGATCATCGGCGGATACCCCGTTTATGAACCATGGGCATGGATGTTCTGGTCCTATCATTTTGAACCCTATGCACCGCATGTATTCGAGTATGCAAGCCGGATCACCTATGCGAGTTTTTTTGCCATGGCAGGAGTCATGGTTGTGCTCTCGATTCTCAGGGCGAAAAGACAGCGGCAGGCAGGTACGTACGGTACCGCACGCTGGGCCACGGAAAAAGAGCTTGACGAGGCGGGTATCCTTGCTGAAGAGGGGATTGTGCTTGCCCAGACCAGGGATGCACGGTATGCGTCTGCAGTCAGCAGACACAACGGTGAAGCAGAGGTCAAATGGGTCATGAAAAAACCGGGTGCGGCCATCCTTCGTCATAACGGCCCTGAACACGTGTTCTGCTTTGCTCCGACGCGCTCAGGCAAAGGGGTGGGACTGGTCATACCTACACTGCTTGCCTGGAAAGGCAGCTGTGTCGTCTACGATATCAAAAAAGAGAACTGGGCTGCGACAGCAGGATGGAGACGTCAGTTCTCACACTGCTGGTGCTTCGAGCCCACCTCTCCCCATTCCGTTCGGTTCAACCCGCTGATGGAGATACGGCAGGGAGACAACGAGGTGCGGGATGTGCAGAATGTCGCTGATATCCTTGTCGATCCTGAAGGTGTCAAGGACCGTCTGGACCACTGGGAAAAAACCGGTCATGCGCTGCTTGTCGGGGCAATCCTGCATGTGCTCTATGCTGAAGAAGACAAGACGCTTTCAGGAGTAGCCGGTTTTCTTGCCAACCCGGGCCGCAGCATCGAAGAAACGCTGGGAATGATGCTGTCCCATCACCACCTGGAAGGACATCCCCATCCGGTCGTGGCGTCCTGTGCTCGGGAAATGCTCAACAAAAGTGAAAACGAGCTGTCGGGTGTGCTGTCCACCGCCATGAGCTTTCTCGGCCTCTACCGGGACCCGGTGATAGCACGCAGCACTGCGGTATCTGATTTCCGGATCAGTGACCTGATGCAGGGCGACAGGCCGGTGAGCCTCTACCTGGTTGTCCCTCCTTCGGATATCGACCGCACCAAGCCGCTTATACGGCTCATGCTCAACCAGATGGGACGACGGCTGACGGAGAAAATAGGGTTTGGAAAGAAGCATTACCGTCACCGTCTGCTCATGATGCTCGATGAGTTTCCGAGTCTTGGCAGGCTGGGTTTTTACGAGACAGAGCTGGCCTACATGGCAGGCTACGGCATCAAGTGCATCATGATCGCCCAGTCCCTCAACCAGATCGAGAAGGTCTACGGGCAGAACAATGCCATCCTTGACAATTCCCATGTGCGTATCACCTACGGAGCACTCGATGAACGGACCGCCAAACGCATATCTGATCTGCTCGGGCAGGCGACGGAAAAACGGCAGCAGCTCAATTATGCAGGAAATCGTCTCGCGCCATGGCTGGGCCACGTCATGCAGTCGGAGCAGGAGAGCCCCCGTCCGCTCCTGACGCCGGGAGAAATCCTTCAGCTGCCCGGCGACGATGCGCTGGTCATGATAGGAGGTCTTCCTCCATACCGGGCGAAGAAGCTGATGTACTACCAGGACAGACGGTTCGAGGGGATGGCTTGGAGGCCGGCGCCCGATACACCAGAGGAACAGCAGAAAGAGCTCCCTGAACACGTTGCGCCGCCAGCCTGGATGGATTATGCATCTGAAAGAAATGAAACGCGTTATGATACTTCTTATATTGACGCATCAGGCTGTTCCTGCGGTGAAGGATCTGGTCCGGGGATGAGCGCACATGATGATGATGAATCTGAAGAGCATCAGGATCTGCAGCATGATCATGAACAGGAGCACGTGCTGGAGCGGATGCATCCGGAAGATGAACTGTATGAAGGGATAATCCCTGAACATGCTGAAGATGATGAAGCCTCAGTGCCCGGACACCAGCAGCCCGCCGATGAGAGTGAACGCAGGAGCAGGCGACAGGACAGAAACAGGACCATTGAACTGAGCAGAACGCCAGGAGGAGGAGATTTGCCGTTATGAGCACGAAAAAACGCTCCGTAAGAAAGAACATACATCCATATCTCCCTGAGCGTCTCTACGATCGCTTCAAGGGGTACTGCAGCAAGATGGGCGTAACGGAAAGCAGTGTCGTGGAAGAAGCACTGACGAGGTTTCTCGATGAGCAGGGAGACATGCCCCTTGTATTGCGCAAAATTGACCGGCAGACACGCAGTATCGAGCGCATAGACCGTGATGTCAAGGCGCTTTCAGAAGCATTTTCCGTGTTCGTGCAGATCTATTTTGCGCATACACCCGAAATTGCGGCAGAGGACAAGGCGGTTGCACAGCATGATGCGCGAAACAGGTATGTGAAGTTCATCGATTACGTAGCTGAACAGATCAGTGCCGGGCGCACGCTTGTTGACGATCTGGTCCAGGACAGGATAGGGGACAGGGATGAACTACGGCGCCTGATCGAGCAGGCGAGCCGGAACGAGGATGAATCATGAGGCGCTGCCCAGGCGTCTGTTGTGGGTGATCAAGAATTGTGCCTGTCAGGGCACAATTCTTGATAAAAAATGTTAACAAAAAAGTAACTGGCTCTTGATTGTTTTGTCCGGGTTTTATATGTTTGACGTATTCGATATGTAAGAAGAGTGTATTAAAAAACCATATTTGTTTTTTCGGGTAGTGCAGGACGTAGTATACTTCAGACGTATGGCATCACTGCGTACGGCTGTTGCCCCCATTGTAGACTTCCTGGATGATGACAACATCGTTGAAATCATGCTCAATCCTGACGGAGCCGTCTGGGTTGAGGAGTCGGGGCGCGGCATGTACCGCACATCAGTTGTCATGGACCGCGACAGCGCAGAGCGATTGATCCGCCTGGCAGCTGCGGCAATGAATTTCGAGATAAACGAGAGGCGCCCATTTCTTTCTGCGACCCTTCCAGGCTGGAAGGCGCGTCTGCAGGCCTCTGTTCCCCCTATTGTTTCCTCTCCGGTTTTTGCGCTGCGAAAACCTCCCTCAACGGTATTTACGCTGCAGGACTATGTGGAACGCAGGGTCATGACGCCGGCGCAGGCATCCCTGCTTGAGCAGGCAGTGCGCCGGAAGCGCAATATCGTCATCGGCGGAGGCACGGGGTCGGGAAAGACCACCCTTGGTAATGCCCTCCTGCAGGTCGTTGCCGACACTGATGACCGTGTCTACCTGGTGGAGGACAGCACCGAGCTGCAGTGCCGGGCTGAAAACATGGTGCAGGTCCTGGTGCAGCCACCCATTTACACCCATCAGCAGGCCATCATGGATGCCATGCGCTTCAGGCCTGACAGGATTATTGTCGGTGAAGTGCGCGACGGTGCCGCCCTGGAGCTGCTCAAGGCCTGGAATACCGGTCATCCCGGCGGTATAGCGACGATACACGCCAATCATGCCGCCGCCATTCTCGACCGTTTCGTGCAGCTGTGTGAGGAGATTGTGCATGCGGCACCGAAATACCTGATTGCCGAAGCAGTTGATATCTGTGTGCATATCCAGCGGGATCATCATCATCCTGCCGGTCGTGTGGTCAGCGACATCTGCATGGTGTCAGGTCTTGACCCGCGGGGCGGATGGCTGCTGGAGCCGATAGGTGAAGAGGCCTGTCCGGAATCTGTTCATGAATACCTTTCAGACCTGTCCCCTACGTGACATCATGACAATATCAGTCTGATGATGTGAGGGTATTTTCTCTCTCCATTGTCTGACCGGAAATTATTAACAGAATGTTAATAATTAGGACTTTTTTTGTCTTTTTATCCCCCATTCCCTGACACCCCAGGGGATGATTTTTGTCTAACATTTCAATCAACGAGGTGATACATGAAAAAACATGTCCTCCTTCTGCCGGTTCTGATATTGCTGATGTCGAATGCCGCATATGCAGCATCAACAGGTATGCCCTGGGAAGGTCCGCTTGACCAGCTCCTCAACTCGCTCACCGGCCCTGTTTCACGTGTCATCGGTGCTGTCTCCATTATTTCTCTTGGTCTTGGCCTTGCGTTTTCAGAAGGTGGAGGCGTCATGAGAAAAGCGCTCTGGGTCGTCATGGGCCTTGCCATCGCCTACAATGCGGTAAGCTGGGGTATCGGGTTCATGGGATTTGGCGGAGGACTGCTGGTATGAGCGAAGAGTATTCCGTGCCGGTACACCGCTCGCTTGCGGAAGTGATCCTTATCGGCGGTCTGCCGAGAACTGTGGCAATACTGCTGTGGACGACAGCCGGGGCAGCAGGTTTCGGCATGCAGCAGCTCTGGGTATTGCCGGTGGCCATCGTGCTCCATGTCGTCCTTGCCATGACGGCAAAGCGTGATCCGCATTTTTTCGATGTCTTTGTGCGGGCGCTGAAATCCCCCAAACGTCTTGATCCATAGTAGCCATGTTCAATCTTGCTCAGTACCGCGAACCGACAACGCGGTTGCCGGACCATCTTCCCTGGGCCGCACTTGTTGCACCGGGTGTGATCCTGCAGAAGGACGCACTGCTGCAGAAAACGGTAAGCTTCAGGGGCCCCGATCTTGCCAGTTCGTCAGACGCCGAGCTTGCTGCAGCAGTCGGACGACTCAACAACGCTCTTCGGAGACTGGGGAGCGGATGGTCGATCTTCGTCGAGGCCCAGCGTCAGGAATGCGTATCCTACGATCCGGCCGACTGGATACATCCTGCGGCATGGCTTGTCGACAAGGAGCGACGGGAGCAGTTCATGCAGGATGGGGCTCATTATGAATCCCGTTACTATCTCACGTTTGTCCAGGCTCTCCAGCCCGGAGAACGTTCAGGAAAGGCCCGCAGACTGTTCTATGACGATCCGGTGACGAGGAGTGCCGCCGAGAACAACGAGAGGGAGCTGGAGGCCTTTGTCAAAACGGTGCAGGAAATAACCGATATCATGCAGGGTGTTTTTGTCGATGTGCGTGAGCTTGATGATGACGAGACGCTGACTTATCTGCACAGCACGATCTCTTCTCGGAAGCATCCTGTCAAGGCGCCCGATACACCGATGTACCTCGATGCCCTCCTGCCGGACGAGGCGTTTACCAACGGTGATATTCCTATGCTTGGTGACAATTTTATTCCGACCGTCACCATCAGTGGTTTTCCCTCAGAATCTCTTCCGGGAATGCTCGATGATCTCAACCATCTCGAGATCGATTACCGTTGGGTGTGCCGCTATATTTGCCTTGACAAGGATGAGGCAAGACGGGAGATAGAGAAGTACCGCCGGCAGTGGTGGTCAAAGCGCAAGAACCTGTTTACACTGCTCAAGGAAGAGGCGACAAAGGAATCTTCCGCACTGCTGGACAGCGATGCGTCCAACAAGGCTGCGGATGCTGACGTTGCGCTTCAAGAACTTGGTGAGGATCTGGTGTCCTATGGCTATATCACCTGTACGGTGACGGTCACCCATCCCGATCTGGATGAAGCCCGGCGCCGCATGCGCCGGGTGCGGCAGGTGATCCAGAGCCGAGGATTTGTTGTCAGGGATGAAACCCTCAACAGCAAGGAGGCATGGTTCGGCAGTCTGCCCGGCCATGTCTATGCCAACGTCAGGCGACCGATGGTCAACACCCTCAACCTTGCCCACATGATGCCGCTGTCGGCAATCTGGGCCGGAGAGCAGGCAAACACGCATCTTGGCGCTCTGACAGGATGCAGTCTTCCGCACATGATGTGCTCCACGACAGGCAGCACGCCGTTCCGGCTGAATCTCAATGTGGGTGATGTCGGCCATACGCTCGTCGTCGGACCGACCGGGGCAGGGAAGTCCACACTGCTTTGCATGCTGGAGCTGCAGTGGCTGAAATATCCCGATTCGCAGGTGGTGATTTTTGACAAGGACCGTTCAGCACGGGCGGCAACGATGGCAGTCGGAGGTCATTACTACGAACCGGGCAACGAGCATGCTCCGTTCGCATTCCAGCCGCTTGCCCATATCGATGACCAGGCAGAAAGAGTCTGGGCAGCCGGATTTGTGCTGCTGCTGCTTCGGGAGCAGGGCGTGAAAGAAACGCCGGCCTTGAAAAAGGAAATCGACAGTGCGCTTGCCAATCTTGCCTCGCAGACCGCCGACCACCGTACCATGACCGTGTTCACGGACCTGGTCCAGTCACGGGAAGTGCGTGACGCACTGAGGCCCTACACCATTCAGGGGAATTACGGCCAGCTGTTCGATGCCGACCATGAGGAAAGCCTGAAGGGATCATGGCAGATGATCGAGATGAACTCGCTGATGGGCATGCACAGCGAAGCGCTCATACCTGCGCTGTACTACCTTTTCCATCGGATTGAACAGCGTTTTGACGGGCGTCCGACACTGCTTGTGCTTGATGAAGCGTGGCTCTTTTTGAAGCATGATGTGTTCATGTCGCAGATGCAGAACTGGCTGAAAACATTGAGGAAGAAAAACGTCTATGTCGTCTTTGCCACGCAGGAAGTTGCCGATGCAGCAGAATCGCCCATCATGGCCACTATCCTGTCTGCATGTCATACCAAGATCTATCTCCCGGACGAAGAGGCGCTCACTCCGGGTATGGCGCGAGCATACCATACGTTTGGCCTCTCCGAGACGGAAATCAGGCTGCTCTCACAGGCGCAGAAAAAACGGGACTACTACTACCGCTCTCCGAAAGGACGTAGGATGTTCCAGCTTGAAATGGGTGACATTGCCCTGTCCTTTGCCGGCATGTCATCACCTGATGATCATCAGTTCATGGACCGGCTGGAGAGGGAAAATGCAATTGGGGAATATGCGTCAGGACTGCTGCGCCACAGGGGTCTGGACTGGGCAGCGGAACTGCTTGAACGTGAAAAAGCCCGGGGCGAAGAGAAGTATTCATCATGAAACATGAGATATCGACATGATCAGGAAATACATCAGAATGGCCGCGGTAGCGGGAATTGGAATGACGGCATCTTTTACCCTTCCGCCCACTCTGCATGCGGTATGGCCCGTTATCGATGCTGCCAACCTCAGCCGCAATACGGTAACATCGGTTCAGATGGTGCAGGATGTCCTGCACCAGGTGACGCAGATCCAGAACCAGATCAGGCAGTACGAGGCGACACTGCAGTCTCTGCAGAGCCTCGATGCTTCTACCTGGCAGCAGGTCCAGTCGCTGCTGCGTGCACAGACAGGGGAGTTCAATGAACTGTTCTACAACCTGGACGCTATAGGCTACAACCTGAGCCAGATTGATAACCAGTTCAACACTTTGTTTCCGGAGCGAACAGACTGGGAGGATATCGACACCGCTGATTTTGAGCAATACTACAGGGACTGGAACACTGAACTGAATGAAAGCGCGAAAACAGCAATGAAAGCACAGGCTTCAATAGCGCGTGTTCAGGACTACAACGATGAGGTACAGGCAATTCTTTCCCGATCCGGAGGCGCTCAGGGCGAAGTCAGGCAGATGCAAGCTCAGAACCAGATGCTGGCTGTGATAAACAATCAACTTGGGGATCTAACAGGGACAATTTCTGCAAGTGGTCGTATCACCGCAACGATGGCGGCAAAGACAGCGGCCAGAGAGGAGGCCGAGCGGGAGCTTAACAGAAGAGCAATTGAGAATTATGGTGGAAAAAGAACAGATTTTCAATTTCGTGAACTTCCATAAAATCAATCAATAAAAAAACTAATGATGATGAAACAGGTGAGACGTTTTGTCTATCTCGGATTTGTGATAGGTGGTATGATTATGTCTTATGGTTGCACTGTTAATGTTTCAGAAAGTGAAGTTGGTCAGGGAGAGGATGATGTGAATATAAACGAGAAGGCTACAGAGAATTATGGTGGTGAACGTACCGATCTTCAGCTACGAGACCTTCCTTAACAGGTAATATGCGGAAATATGAATACAGGCATCCTGACAAGTACCCTGCATACCTTCATTGATGCTTTTAATGCAGGTTACGCAAAACTATACCCTCATATCGAATGGCTTATATGGGTTATGCTCGGTATAGAGCTCGTAATGCTCGGTCTTTGGTGGGCTCTTGGTGGTGGTGAACAGTTGGCTGCTGTGATGAAGAAGCTGCTCTATTTGCTTGTATGGCTGTGGATTGTTCAGAATTTTCAGACGCTAGCAAAAACTTTTGTTTGGTCACTTGCTGAGGCTGGTGAAATAGCTGGAGGAAGAACGCCTGATCACAAACTCCTTACTGACCCTACTGCTATCATCAATATTGGCCTGGATATTTCAGCCCCATTGGCTGATCAGGTTGGTAGAGAAGGGTGGGATATCGGAAATGCGCTAGCCTTCTCCCTGATGTGGTTGATGTCTGCGCTTGCATTTCTGATCATGGGTTGGCAGATGTTCTATGCGTTATTGGAGTTTTACATCCTAATTACACTTGTTGGAATCCTATTGCCTTTTGGTTTTTTCGAACCAACAAAATTCATGGCTGAAAAATCGATTGGGGCTGTGATATCGTCTGGCGTAAAGTTGATGGTGCTCTCCTTTATCATTGCTATCAGTCATACAATTTTAACCTCACTGCCTATTCCTAGTGGCTTTATTGATCTTGAAACAGGGTTAACCATCGTATTGATCAGCGGAGCCATAGCATTCCTTGCCTGGAATGCGCCAGGTATTGCTGCAGGTCTCGTTGTGGGAAGTCCGTCACTGTCGGCTGCAACAGGCGCACAAAACGCTCTGGCTGCCGGGCTGGCGGGTGGCGGTGCTCTTGTGGCGACCGCAGCAGCCGGGAAGTTTGCAGCTACCAAAGTAGCTAGTCTTGCTGGCAAATTCGGCAGTGTGAGCACTAAATCAGGCCAGATGGCATCTCTTGCCAAAGCTGGTGGAGTTGGTGGTATCGATGGACCAGGAGGGCCTTCGCAGATGGGTGCCACTCCGGGTGGTTCTCCCGGTGGTTCCCCTTCCGGAACGCCTTCAGGCGGTTCATCGTCATCCGGAGAAGACAGGAACAAGTCATCCGGAAAAAAGAACCCGCCAAAGTGGGCCCAGCAGGCACTGCAGGCTTCACGGCATATACCTGAAGAAGCAAGGCCGTCGGGAGGAGACAGCAGTCCCAAACTGTAACCAAGCAAACCTTTCAATCCCCTAGCAGCAGAACATAATGAAAGCACAAACCAAGACCTGGAAACCCGAGGGAGACCCGGCTACGCCCTATCGGCGTGCACAGAAAGAGTGGGACGACCGCATGGGCAGTGCGATCGTCCAGGCAAAGAACTGGCGCCTGGCGACATTCGCCACGATCTGTTTCATCGCCCTGCCCTCGCTCTGCGGCATGATCTATCTCGGATCACAGCCGAAAGCCGTGCCGCATATCGTCGAAGTCCAGCAGGATGGAAGCGCCGTCTACCATGGCCCCGCAGGCAAGGCATGGGAACAGTACACCCCATCAGCCGCATCGGTACGCTATCACCTCAGCCGATTTGTCACCAACACCCGGATGATCTCATCCGACCAGGCGGTGGTGAAACGCAACTGGCTTGACGCCTACAGCCTTCTGACACCCAGTGCCCGCAACACCCTCAACGAGTATGCCCGCAAGCACGACCCCTTCATCCGTTCGGAACGAGAGCGTGTCAGCGTGCAGGTGCTCTCAATGGTCCCGATGTCCTCCGACAGCTGGCAGATCGACTGGCGTGAAGACACCTGGGGACCACGAGGGGAGAGCATGGGCCAGTCCTACTGGCGAGGCATCTTCAGGGTGATCACCCAGAAACCCGAAACCGAAGAGATGCTGGCAGGCAATCCCATCGGGCTCTACATCGACGAATTCCACTGGTCAAAAATCCAACGCTAATCCATCATGAGACGACGACACCTTCTGACACTACTGATTACCGCCTCGGTCCTGCAACTGGGTGGATGCACCCAGTCCACAACCGGCACCATGCTTGAAGCCAGTCTCGAGCCCGAACAGCCCGCCCCAGAGGTGCGGATCACACCGACGCCGCTGGCACAGAACAGGCAGCAGCCCCTCCCGAAGCCAGATCATCCGGAGCAGCAGAACCACAGGCCATGGCTGGTCATCGAGCAGGCCAACGCATCATCGGCCCAGAATCCCGACAGCCACGGGTACTTCAACGCCATCATGACCTACGACTACACCGAAGGCTACCTCTACCAGGTCTACACCGCACCGCTGAGGCTTACCGACATCCAGCTGCAGCCAGGCGAGAAGATCGTCGGCACACCGGCAGCCGGAGACACCGTCCGCTGGGTGGTCGGCGTAGGGAGGAGCATAAAGGACGGAAAGGAGCAGCAGCATATCTACGTCAAGCCTACAAAGCCCGGACTGCAGACCACCCTGATCGTCACCACCGACCGCAGGACCTACCACATCGAACTGCACAGCTACCGCGAAACCTACATGGCCTCCGTCGCGTGGAGCTACCCTCACGACGATCTCCGGGAGCAGATATCGCAGATCCGTTCAACCACCGATCCGCAGGTCGATATCTCGAAGCTCAACTTCGACTACACAGTGAGGGTAAAGAACGGGAGACAACCCGCATGGCTGCCCGTCAAGGTGTTTGATGACGGCACAAAGACCTTCATCCAGTTCTCCCGTGACATGCTCGTGCGCGAGGCACCGGCACTGTTCGTGCTGGGAGAGGAAGGTTCGGCCCAGCTGGTCAACTACCGCATGAAAAACAACTACTACATCGTCGACAGGCTCTTTGATCGGGCAGAGCTGCGCCTCGGAGAGAACAACCAGAACATTGTGCGCATCGTGCGACGCTAACGACAAACCAAGATCGAGATGAACGAAGAGAACGACATGCTCCCGAAGGATCACGATCCCCATGTATCCAAGATCGATCCCGACGACCCGCGCCTCAGGATCCGCAGGCCTGCAGGCCGTTCCCTGAAAAAGGGACCGGTCATCGCGATCATCGCAGTCCTCAGCGGAGCCCTGCTGCTTGCCGTTACGCTTGCCCTGCTGCCAACGAAGCAGCAGGAAAAAGTGAAGGAAGAGCAGCCCGTCGCCTACGG is a window of Prosthecochloris aestuarii DSM 271 DNA encoding:
- the lepB gene encoding signal peptidase I, with product MKGLHTLRPLLFSAGMTLLLVMMAGWYLPGRVIFNYTDSLPHGVYLIRDIRTCEHGDVVVFPVPQHVRKLVQDRGWLNEGDMLMKPVLARSGEECCMRDGLLVINGRTVSRISATDADGRSMPVTEFCGTVPDGMIIVGTAMENSFDSRYFGPVAVSSVTGKAVALLTWESGRQDRQGSHGNEQEAS
- a CDS encoding DUF3363 domain-containing protein — encoded protein: MRNEDDVQFRPRLKGRKRSERVPSISSLSRLVRKARGGHVLRGYRAPHVPSPKSYSRRVTVKMRFVKMNAYGRHAATMHIGYLERDNVEKDGSRGQMYGSDGEFRRDDFIRVIDGEPHQFRIIISPEDAHELDLTTFTRDLMKQVEKDLGRELEWGAVNHYNTDHPHTHAVIRGIDRQGREVMIDREYISNGIRRRAQELATRELGVKSEIEYQQDMIRQISAQKVTSLDWRLEQLEQGGVITSEALQGRAGRLHVDKILFRRLQMLESLGLATSGQYGVWYMQEGWKERLRELGIREERFRTMHDAIGGDPSRYRILGLEHREIEGRLTRIGIDDEYRDRYYYIIETRDGKAYYADAGRHSNEAAYAEHDIVKAEMTVDSRAKKADIAINSIATKNDGIYSKEMHLASIKDDMIRLSNRKLVTKEEFVDAHVMRMHKLVSMGLAEPAERDGEWVVDPDMQQKIRELDAKQPLYMVRVQRKGGSLAHQETYRGRTWLDMYTDDPDAAGAHYGFGKEVREAARRRAVFLQNELQVDPADPARARQLDRIERQGLASEHSQKTGYRYRPAEKLMKLQGTVSDTGSLASGRRYAMITSERSREFTLVPWRKEYTASLGKQAEVSRTVSGGRWMMRQIGKDLGR
- a CDS encoding conjugal transfer protein TraG, with the protein product MKQKRAVHVFYGHVATGLLFMLLGTWAATQYVAFLLGYQPQLGEPLMIIGGYPVYEPWAWMFWSYHFEPYAPHVFEYASRITYASFFAMAGVMVVLSILRAKRQRQAGTYGTARWATEKELDEAGILAEEGIVLAQTRDARYASAVSRHNGEAEVKWVMKKPGAAILRHNGPEHVFCFAPTRSGKGVGLVIPTLLAWKGSCVVYDIKKENWAATAGWRRQFSHCWCFEPTSPHSVRFNPLMEIRQGDNEVRDVQNVADILVDPEGVKDRLDHWEKTGHALLVGAILHVLYAEEDKTLSGVAGFLANPGRSIEETLGMMLSHHHLEGHPHPVVASCAREMLNKSENELSGVLSTAMSFLGLYRDPVIARSTAVSDFRISDLMQGDRPVSLYLVVPPSDIDRTKPLIRLMLNQMGRRLTEKIGFGKKHYRHRLLMMLDEFPSLGRLGFYETELAYMAGYGIKCIMIAQSLNQIEKVYGQNNAILDNSHVRITYGALDERTAKRISDLLGQATEKRQQLNYAGNRLAPWLGHVMQSEQESPRPLLTPGEILQLPGDDALVMIGGLPPYRAKKLMYYQDRRFEGMAWRPAPDTPEEQQKELPEHVAPPAWMDYASERNETRYDTSYIDASGCSCGEGSGPGMSAHDDDESEEHQDLQHDHEQEHVLERMHPEDELYEGIIPEHAEDDEASVPGHQQPADESERRSRRQDRNRTIELSRTPGGGDLPL
- the trbB gene encoding P-type conjugative transfer ATPase TrbB — protein: MASLRTAVAPIVDFLDDDNIVEIMLNPDGAVWVEESGRGMYRTSVVMDRDSAERLIRLAAAAMNFEINERRPFLSATLPGWKARLQASVPPIVSSPVFALRKPPSTVFTLQDYVERRVMTPAQASLLEQAVRRKRNIVIGGGTGSGKTTLGNALLQVVADTDDRVYLVEDSTELQCRAENMVQVLVQPPIYTHQQAIMDAMRFRPDRIIVGEVRDGAALELLKAWNTGHPGGIATIHANHAAAILDRFVQLCEEIVHAAPKYLIAEAVDICVHIQRDHHHPAGRVVSDICMVSGLDPRGGWLLEPIGEEACPESVHEYLSDLSPT
- a CDS encoding TrbC/VirB2 family protein: MKKHVLLLPVLILLMSNAAYAASTGMPWEGPLDQLLNSLTGPVSRVIGAVSIISLGLGLAFSEGGGVMRKALWVVMGLAIAYNAVSWGIGFMGFGGGLLV
- a CDS encoding VirB3 family type IV secretion system protein codes for the protein MSEEYSVPVHRSLAEVILIGGLPRTVAILLWTTAGAAGFGMQQLWVLPVAIVLHVVLAMTAKRDPHFFDVFVRALKSPKRLDP